The Patescibacteria group bacterium genomic sequence GCGCTTGTGAGCCACAGGCCGAACGCCGGTTCTATTATCGCCATAACTGGCAGCCCCAATGTTTACCGCGAACTTTTACTTTCTTGGGGTATCACTCCTTATCTTGTTCAGGATTTTCACGATAGCCAGATGCTCATCCAGAAGAGCATAAAGACACTTCAGAAAGAAGAACTGGTAAAGGCAGGGGACAGGGTGGTAGTAATGACTGGATTTAAAGAGCGAGGCAATGGCTGGTCTACATCTTTACGCATCGTGACTGTTTGACTTTTTTTATTTTTATATTATAATTAAAGCACCGTCAGATATGGGTGTTTTTTGGTTTTTACACAACACCAATGAAAGGAGTGATAGGGTGAAAAGAAGCTTGTACTTCCGTGGGGACTCGTTCTTTGGCATACTGACAATCCATCGCTTTGGGAGGTGATGAATAAATGCGAGGGGATTGGTTTCGTTTTCCGACTTGAATTGTACCTTCAGTGTTTATGTTCTTGGTGCTATCCTAAAAATTTCCTATTATGGAGGGAAATAAGAATGAATCGACAGATGTTTGAAGACAGCGTTAGAAGTATTATTAAACAGGCTTGCAAAGCGGTCAATTTTTCCTTGGGTGATTTCAAAGATGTTGCCTTCTTCTTAAAAGCAGGTAGTACATTAAGGAAAATTGTGAAAATTCCACGCAAAATTGCTAACGCTATTGGTTTGTCGAGAGTTAGATTTGAGGGTAGTGCGAAATACATCATCGGATTGATCTTGAATGATGTTGGGCATTTACTGAAGGCTACATAACCAGTTTTTCATTGTTCCAAAAAATCGTAGGGCGTCGACCTTAGACGCCCTTTTCTTTTTGGCTTAAATTGGGTAGAATAAAGAGGAAGGAAGCAGGGATTTAGAAATTACGAATTTTTGTTTTTGATTCCATTATTCCCTATTTCTGATTCCATTTTTGGAGAGGTCGCATCGGCCCAAGGCCGACCAGCCTAGGGCTGGTAGTGGTCTAGTTAATATGTATTATGTATATATATTATTTAGCACGAGGTTAAAAAAAATATACAAGGGTTTCACATCTAATCTTAAAAGAAGATTTTTAAAGCATAATCTAGGTGAAGTTAGATCAACTAAGAAAGGAATTCCATGGCAGCTGGTGTATTATGAGGCTTTTTTAAGTAAGAGAGACGCTAGGAGAGAAGAGTTATTTTTAAAGTCGGGTAAGGGTAGAGAAAGGGTGAAATATTTACTTAAGGATATTATGGAATTTAATAAATAATATTTTGGGAGAGGTCGCATAGTTGGTTTATTGCGCACGCTTGGAAAGCGTGTATGCCGCAAGGCATCGCGAGTTCGAATCTCGCCCTCTCCGCCTTCGCCTCGCCGAAGCCCGTAATGGCGGAGGCGGGCTTCGCCACGCTGAAAGCTACGCCCTGCTGAAGGCGGGCTTCGCTCGGCTACGGCGTGATAAATCCGCCAAATATTGTCTATAATAAAAACATATGAAATTTAATAGTCTAAAACCTGAATTGTATGTTTCTAACTTTCAAAAAAGTTTATATTTTTATACAAATTTATTAGGTTTTAAACTCGAATACCAACGCCCTAATCCTTTGTTTGCCTTTCTTTCATACCAAGGTAGTCAAATTATGATTCAGCAAGAAGATAATGTTGAAGAATGGCATAATGGAAAACCAGAGTATCCTTATGGGCGAGGATTAAACTTTCAAATAGAGACAAATGATGTGCAAAGAATTATTGATTCACTTGCGAGCAGTAATTATCCACTAAAAAGAGGAATAAAAGACAGTTGGTACAAAGTGGATAATACATTACATGGTTGTCGAGAAATTCTCGTGATGGATCCTGATGGGTATTTATTGAGATTTTCTCAAGGGATAGGCATAAAACAAGAATAAAAAATTCTAACTTTGTCTCGCGCTCTCCGCCAAGTTGTGCTTTTAGCGAAATTGAAAGATGTTGCCTCGCACGCTCGAATTTTTATTCCGCCAAAGAAAAATTTAAAAATGGTTTGCACTATAAAATATGAGTGATAGACTAATTACAACTTTATTCATGCTTAGCTCTGTTGATGGAAAAATTTCCACTGGTGATACCGATAATATGGATACTGATTCTGATTTTCGCAAGATAAAAGGAATAAAAGAGGGAGTTCAGCAGTATTATGATCTTGAAAAAACCACGGATATGCATTTTTTGATCACGGGCAGAGTGATGACAAAAAATTGCGAATCGTTAAATGTAAATAATAGAAAAGACGAGCCGGCTAAGCTTCCGGCTAACTGCATAATCGTAGACGGAGTTCATTTGCAAGAAAGTGGCATTCTATATCTTTTAAAAAAGTTTAATTCATTAACTGTCGTAACAGCCAATAGAAATCATCCAGCAGAAAAAGTCAAATCAAAAAATTTAAAAATAATTAGTTATCAAGATGAGATTAATTTTTTGGATTTATTGAGAAAACTAAAATCGGATTATGGCATTGAAAGATTAACTATCCAGTCTGGGAGCACAATGAATGCCGCACTTTTGAGGGCTAATTTAATTGATCATATTTCACTCGTAGTTGCGCCTTGCTTGATTGGTGGGAAAGACACGGTTAGTTTGATTGGCGGAGAATCATTGCATTCTTTGAATGAGCTAAAACAGATTAAAGCGTTAAAACTCAAGCGGTGCGATGTATTAGAAAATTCGTACTTGCATTTGCAATATGATGTTATTAACAAAACAGAAGTTGAAAAATTTGTTATGTAGACAGCAAGCGCAATAATCATCTATACCATAATTATAAAAAATATAACAAATAATAAAAATTATGAACCAAAAAAGTATTACCACGGCATTGGAATTGCCGGGCAAAAAGATAACCCAAAATTTGGGTTTGGTGCGGGGCATCACTGTTCGTTCAAGGTCAATTTTCGGCTCAATCGGGGGCTCATTGCAAACTTTGGTCGGAGGAAACATTTCGCTGTTCACTTCCTTGTGCGAGAAAACGCGCCAGCAGTCGTTTGACTTAATGGTAAAACATGCCGAGGAAATGGGCGCCAATGCCATTATCGCGGTGCGCTATGATGCCAATGAAGTTATGTCCGGCGTAACTGAAGTGCTTTGCTATGGCACGGCAGTGGTGGTTGAATAAAAGGTTAGTAAAATAAATTTTTTCAATGGATTTCCAATAAATTGAACTTCAGATATCTCGGAACGTTATACGCCATAATTAAAAGCCTTAATAAAAGTAGCCTTCAAAAAAACAATATATGAGCATGAAATCCGCTCAAGAACAAATCAAAAATATTTTTGACGAGATTCATAAAAAGAAAGGATTAAAACCAGATCCCTATTATTCTTTTGTCAGAATAGTGGAAGAGATTGGCGAGGTGGCACGACAGATTTTCAGTGAAAAAATTCGTCCTGAAAAGTATGACGGGGAAAACCTCAAAGAAGAGATTGTGGATGTGATCATAGAATTGTTGTACTATAGCTCTTTGCATGGCATTGAAGTAGAAAAAAAGATTTTTGAGAAATTGGAAAAAATACGTCAAAATAATTTAAACAGCAAGACAAAAAATTTACATAACAGTGTGTATTAGGCGTGGTTCAATTCACAAGAGTTGAATTATCAGCTTAATATTCATAAATCAATATGAAGCAGACAAAATTAATTTTTACAGGTTTTTTGGACGCGCTTGGTGTTGCTGCTTATGTGGTTGTGATATCATTGATTCTGGGGCAGGGCGAAAAAATATTCGGCAAGATGGATAATTTTCTCGGGCCCGTGGCGCTTTTGCTGCTTCTCGTTTTATCCGCCGCGATTACCGGAGCGCTCACGCTCGGCCGACCGATTATTCTTTATCTTCAAGGTCTGAAGAGAGAGGCGATCAAGCTTTTTCTCTATACTCTAGGCTGGCTTTTTTTAATGACCTTATTGGTTTTCACATTGCAAGTTTTAAAATAAAATTTATTTTAAGAAGTGGAAACCCCGCTAGCCTAGTCATCGCTACGCGAGATCTTTAGACTAGCGGCTCAGGTAATCCATTCTTAAAATATAAAAAAATGTACATCGTCATTTTAGTCGTCCCTGTTATCATCGCTATGCTCTCCATCAAACAAATTAACCAATATCAGAAGGGGGTGAAGTTCACACTGGGGAAGTTTGCGGGTATTTTAAATCCGGGGTGGAGGATTGTAGTGCCGGTTTTTCAGAGTTGCCGCAAAGTGGATATGCGGATTAAAGCTGTGGATGTGCCTGACCAGGAAGCGATCACCAAAGACAACATCTCTGTAACGGTAAACGCGGTTATTTATTATAAAGTGCGCGACGCCCAGAAAGCGATTATTGAAGTAGAAGACTTTTTTTATGCTGTTTCCCAGCTTGCACAAACGACAATGCGCAACGTTGTAGGCGAAGTTAATCTAGACGAGCTTTTATCCAATCGCGAGGCGATTGCGGAGAAGATCAGGGGGATTGTAGATAAGGCTACGGATGCCTGGGGGATTGAAGTGCAATCCGTAGAATTAAAGGACGTGACTTTGCCCGAACAGATGAAGAGAGTAATTGGCAAGCAGGCGGAAGCAGAAAGAGAAAGGCGCGCGGTGATTATCCAAGCTGAAGGAGAAGCGGCGGCGGCGACAAATTTGGCTAAGGCGGCGACAATTTTATCCGGAGCGAATGGCGCCTTGCATTTGCGGACATTGAACACTTTAAATGACTTAGGCGCGGATAAATCAAATACAGTGGTTTTTGCCATTCCAGTAGAAATTTTGCGGGCTTTGGAAAAAAGGGGGAGCGATTATCCAAATCAATAAATTACATTTTTAACAAAAATAAAGAAATGAAAATAGAAAGCAAAAAATTTCCGCAACAAGGTTTAGCGAAGCCATATGGAGTTCTTATTGTTTTTATAGTGATTTTAGGATTGGCGATTCTTGGCTATTTTATTTATAGGGGACCAGTCAAACCGGACGGGGTGATTTCAGAGAATGGTACGGGAGTAGTACCGGAGGGGAAAAATGGGCCCGCCGCGATTCCACAGAAGATTTTGGACAATAAATTTGGCTTTTTGTCCGCGGGATTTGACGATTATTTGTTTATGAATAGCGTGGGCGCAGGCTGGGTGAGGCCGCATCCGGGCGCGTTTCTGTGGGACGCCATGCAGAAAAACAAAAGTGCGGACTATAACTTTGCCAACACTGACCGCGCAGTGAAAAAATACCAGGAGCATAATTTGGCGATTCTCGCTACGCTTTGGCCTTTCGCGGAATGGGATCAGAAAAGCAGGGACGGTTTTGACCTTTGCGCCGTGAGCGAGAATGACGAGTTTTTACTGGATATAACCGGAAAAAGAGGCGAGGAATATATTGCCCAGCATAGATGCGCTCCTATGGATTGGACGGCTTATACGGCTTGGGTGAAAAATGTAGTAGAAAGATACGATGGCGACGGCAATGCTGATATGCCGGGACTCAAAATACCAATTAAATATTGGGAAGTAATGAATGAGCCGGATTTAGACGGCAACGACAGATTGGATTTTTGGAAAGACAGCATAGCAGCATACGCGCAACTCTTAGTGCGCACAAGTGCGGCAATTAAAGAAGCGGATCCGGAAGCAAAAGTAGTAATTGCTGGAGCGGCAGGAGGGGACAAAAGATTTTTGGATTTTTACCGTTCAATTTTTAAGCAGAAGGAAGTGATAGAAATGTTTGATATTGCCAATATTCATTGCATTTCCAATGACACTTATGATTCCTTTAATGTTGAGCCATATAAAAAGATGCTAGCCGAATTCAAGATTAATAAACCGATTTGGGTGACAGAGGCAGAGGCAATAGTATCAGCGGATATGGATGTCAATGCGACGCAGACTATGAAGAGCGCGGAGAAAGCGCTTTCGTTGGGGGCGGAGAGGATTTTTTTCACGCGTTACGATTTTGGGATACGCGGGGATTTGAATGATCGGCCGATGAAGAATATCCCTTTGATCAAGGCTGAAATTTTCGGCAAAGACCCAGAAGCAGCGTATAAGAAAATAATTAGTCAGTAGATAATTTACAAAATAAATTGATTTTATCAGTATCAACTAAATTTTATGAAAAAATCACACGAAAATTTATTAAAAGCAATCGCTGGCGAATCGATGGCACGGAATAAATACACCTATTACGCGGAAATCGCAATGAAAGAGGGGTTAGTTTGGATCGCGCGCGTTTTTGAGGAAACGGCTGACAATGAAAGAGCGCACGCGCAAGAGGAATTAGAAAAATTGCATGAAAAGACAGAGATGACAAATACTTACGATATTCATCCACTGGGGACGACTTTGGAAAATTTGCGTAATGCGGCAGCGGGGGAAACCTACGAATTTGGCACGATGTATCCTGATTTTGAGAAAGTCGCGCGCGAGGAAGATGAAGAAGGGATAGCGACTTTGTTTAAAGAAATCGCGGAGGTGGAAGAGAAGCATGCCGAGCGCTATAACATTTTAGCCGAGCGCCTAGAAAAAGGATTGCTTTTCAAAAGTGATGCCGAGATTGAATGGAAATGTTTAAATTGCGGGTATATCCACAAAGGAATATCGGCGCCTGAAAAATGCCCGCTTTGCCAAAAACCGCAAGGCTATTATATGGCTTTGGGCGCGGTTAGATAAAATATGTTTTTTTGGATCTATTTAACAGGATTGTCGGCTGGCTTGATATCCGACATTCTATTGGTGCAAGATCATGAAAGATTACAAAAGCTTATTTGGCAAGTATAGAACAGTTGTCGACCTCTCTGTCCATACTATTTTATCTTTTGGAATTTCAATCTGGCTAATAGTTTTCCAGTTTCCCCTCGTTTATTTTGCTGCTTGTTTTTTAGCCGGATTATTATTAGATATGGATCATTTTTTGAACAGAACTATTGCTAGATTGTTAAGAGTAAAGAGCCACGAAGACAGCTTAATGTATGGATCTGGCGGTTGCGTAATTAAAATAGCGCACGGTTTTGACATTAGTTTTTTGTTTGGACTGTTATATTTTTTAATAACGTCCGACCTTGTTTTTTCATTATTGATTTTTATGAGTTTGTGCGCGCATGAGTTTTGGGATTTCGTCGTTTATCCTCATACATGGAAAGAATTATTTTTGTTCACCAGGATTAGAAAGGGTTTTTATCCTGGGCAGAGAAAGAAATTTGTTGGAAGAATATTTGATTATAAGACATTAAAATTTTAAGCTAACATAAAGGAAATAAAGCTATTTAAAAAAATAAATAAAAACCATGGCTAAACCCACTACCTATGCCACGCCGATTTGCCTCGGCTTAACAGCGCTTTTGATCATTGGCGCCATAATCGGTGTTTGGAAAATGAGCCCTCTTATAATTATTCTGTTTTTATTACCAGCGGTTGCCTACGAGGTTTACCGCACTGAAGGGAGGTCCACGAAGTTGGCTTCTTGGGTAATGCTTTTGATTTTGTTAGCGGAGATTATTGCCGTTTCCTTCAAGATTAATTTTAATCTGGCGAAGTTTTTTGGAGAGGAAGGAGGATATGTTGGCGGTTATTATGTTCCTTTCGGTGATTTGAGGGTTATTTTTCCGGCCATTGTCGCTGTCCTATCTATTATCCTCTTTGTGAGGACTTACGGCGTTTACACCAAGTGGCTGGCAGTTTTAATTTTTATCGGCGCTTTTGTAATCATTTATGTCTTGGATCCAGCAGTACTAAAGATGCTTTTAATAGATAACATACGGAAAGTTTTTTAATAGCGCATCACATAAAAAAGCCTAGCAGAATTGTCTTTATTTTAATAAATTTAAAAACTATGAGGACAAAAATTCTTCTTGCCCTTACCCTGATTTTTTTCCTGGGTGGGGTAAGCGCGGCAATGGCGAAAGCCACAGCCGCGGCGCAAAATTCTGGCAAGGTTAATACTGCCTGCATCCAGAGCGCGGCGGAAAAGAGAGAAAGCGCGATTATTGCTGCCTA encodes the following:
- a CDS encoding GIY-YIG nuclease family protein, with protein sequence MYYVYILFSTRLKKIYKGFTSNLKRRFLKHNLGEVRSTKKGIPWQLVYYEAFLSKRDARREELFLKSGKGRERVKYLLKDIMEFNK
- a CDS encoding VOC family protein; the encoded protein is MKFNSLKPELYVSNFQKSLYFYTNLLGFKLEYQRPNPLFAFLSYQGSQIMIQQEDNVEEWHNGKPEYPYGRGLNFQIETNDVQRIIDSLASSNYPLKRGIKDSWYKVDNTLHGCREILVMDPDGYLLRFSQGIGIKQE
- a CDS encoding dihydrofolate reductase family protein gives rise to the protein MSDRLITTLFMLSSVDGKISTGDTDNMDTDSDFRKIKGIKEGVQQYYDLEKTTDMHFLITGRVMTKNCESLNVNNRKDEPAKLPANCIIVDGVHLQESGILYLLKKFNSLTVVTANRNHPAEKVKSKNLKIISYQDEINFLDLLRKLKSDYGIERLTIQSGSTMNAALLRANLIDHISLVVAPCLIGGKDTVSLIGGESLHSLNELKQIKALKLKRCDVLENSYLHLQYDVINKTEVEKFVM
- a CDS encoding YbjQ family protein, which translates into the protein MNQKSITTALELPGKKITQNLGLVRGITVRSRSIFGSIGGSLQTLVGGNISLFTSLCEKTRQQSFDLMVKHAEEMGANAIIAVRYDANEVMSGVTEVLCYGTAVVVE
- a CDS encoding MazG nucleotide pyrophosphohydrolase domain-containing protein, producing the protein MSMKSAQEQIKNIFDEIHKKKGLKPDPYYSFVRIVEEIGEVARQIFSEKIRPEKYDGENLKEEIVDVIIELLYYSSLHGIEVEKKIFEKLEKIRQNNLNSKTKNLHNSVY
- a CDS encoding slipin family protein, producing the protein MYIVILVVPVIIAMLSIKQINQYQKGVKFTLGKFAGILNPGWRIVVPVFQSCRKVDMRIKAVDVPDQEAITKDNISVTVNAVIYYKVRDAQKAIIEVEDFFYAVSQLAQTTMRNVVGEVNLDELLSNREAIAEKIRGIVDKATDAWGIEVQSVELKDVTLPEQMKRVIGKQAEAERERRAVIIQAEGEAAAATNLAKAATILSGANGALHLRTLNTLNDLGADKSNTVVFAIPVEILRALEKRGSDYPNQ
- a CDS encoding rubrerythrin family protein; the encoded protein is MKKSHENLLKAIAGESMARNKYTYYAEIAMKEGLVWIARVFEETADNERAHAQEELEKLHEKTEMTNTYDIHPLGTTLENLRNAAAGETYEFGTMYPDFEKVAREEDEEGIATLFKEIAEVEEKHAERYNILAERLEKGLLFKSDAEIEWKCLNCGYIHKGISAPEKCPLCQKPQGYYMALGAVR